A single region of the Pseudomonas mandelii genome encodes:
- the metG gene encoding methionine--tRNA ligase has product MSEPRKILVTSALPYANGSIHLGHMLEYIQTDMWVRFQKHRGNQCIYVCADDAHGSAIMLRAEKEGITPEQLIANVQAEHSADFAEFLVDFDNFHSTHAEENRELSSQIYLKLRDAGHIAQRSITQYFDPEKKMFLADRFIKGSCPKCGTEDQYGDNCEKCGATYAPTDLKDPKSAISGATPVLKDSQHFFFKLPDFQEMLQAWTRSGTLQEAVANKIAEWLDAGLQQWDISRDAPYFGFEIPDEPGKYFYVWLDAPIGYMASFKNLCARRPELDFDAFWGKDSTAELYHFIGKDIVNFHALFWPAMLEGAGFRKPTGINVHGYLTVNGQKMSKSRGTFIKARTYLDHLSPEYLRYYYAAKLSRGVDDLDLNLEDFVQKVNSDLVGKVVNIASRCAGFIHKGNGGVLVAGNAAPELTEAFLAAAPSIAEAYEARDFARAMREIMGLADRANAWIADKAPWSLNKQEGKQDEVQAICALGVNLFRQLVIFLKPVLPLLAADAEAFLNVAPLTWNDHATLLSNHQLNEFKPLMTRIDPVKVQAMSDASKEDLTASATDTGNAAPAGNGELAKDPLSPEIDFDAFAAIDLRVALIVKAEHVEGADKLLRLTLDIGDEQRNVFSGIKSAYPDPSKLNGRLTMMIANLKPRKMKFGISEGMVMAAGPGGEEIYLLSPDSGAKPGQRIK; this is encoded by the coding sequence ATGTCCGAGCCACGCAAGATCCTCGTCACCAGCGCCCTGCCCTATGCCAATGGTTCGATCCATCTTGGCCACATGCTGGAATACATCCAGACCGATATGTGGGTGCGCTTCCAGAAGCACCGCGGCAACCAATGCATTTATGTCTGCGCCGACGACGCCCATGGTTCGGCCATCATGCTGCGCGCGGAAAAGGAAGGCATCACCCCGGAACAACTGATCGCCAACGTCCAGGCTGAACACAGCGCCGACTTTGCCGAGTTCCTGGTGGACTTCGACAACTTCCACTCCACTCACGCCGAAGAAAACCGTGAGCTGTCGAGCCAGATCTACCTGAAGCTGCGCGACGCCGGGCACATCGCCCAGCGCTCGATCACTCAGTACTTCGACCCGGAAAAGAAAATGTTCCTGGCCGACCGCTTCATCAAGGGCAGCTGCCCGAAATGCGGCACTGAAGACCAGTACGGCGACAACTGCGAAAAATGCGGTGCAACCTACGCACCCACCGACCTGAAGGATCCGAAGTCGGCGATCTCTGGTGCCACTCCGGTGCTCAAGGATTCCCAGCACTTCTTCTTCAAGCTGCCGGACTTCCAGGAAATGCTGCAAGCCTGGACCCGCAGCGGCACCCTGCAAGAAGCCGTGGCGAACAAGATCGCCGAATGGCTGGATGCCGGCCTGCAACAGTGGGACATCTCCCGCGATGCGCCGTACTTTGGCTTCGAGATCCCCGACGAGCCAGGCAAATACTTCTACGTCTGGCTGGACGCGCCGATCGGCTATATGGCCAGCTTCAAGAACCTGTGCGCCCGCCGTCCGGAACTGGATTTCGACGCGTTCTGGGGCAAGGACTCCACCGCCGAGCTGTACCACTTCATCGGCAAGGACATCGTCAACTTCCACGCCCTGTTCTGGCCAGCGATGCTCGAAGGCGCCGGTTTCCGCAAGCCGACCGGCATCAACGTGCACGGCTACCTGACCGTCAATGGTCAGAAAATGTCCAAGTCCCGCGGCACTTTTATCAAAGCCCGGACTTACCTGGACCACCTGTCGCCGGAATACCTGCGCTACTACTACGCGGCGAAGCTGAGCCGTGGCGTCGATGACCTGGACTTGAACCTCGAAGACTTCGTGCAGAAGGTCAACTCCGATCTGGTCGGCAAAGTCGTCAACATCGCCAGCCGTTGCGCCGGGTTTATCCACAAGGGTAACGGCGGTGTGCTGGTGGCCGGCAACGCCGCACCGGAACTGACCGAAGCGTTCCTGGCCGCAGCGCCAAGCATTGCCGAGGCCTACGAGGCGCGCGACTTCGCCCGTGCCATGCGCGAGATCATGGGCCTGGCCGACCGTGCCAACGCCTGGATCGCCGACAAGGCACCGTGGTCACTGAACAAACAGGAAGGCAAGCAGGACGAAGTCCAGGCCATCTGCGCCCTGGGCGTGAACCTGTTCCGCCAACTGGTGATCTTCCTCAAACCGGTGCTGCCGCTGCTGGCCGCCGACGCCGAGGCGTTCCTCAACGTCGCGCCGCTGACCTGGAATGACCACGCGACCTTGCTCAGCAACCATCAACTGAACGAGTTCAAGCCGTTGATGACCCGTATCGACCCGGTAAAAGTCCAAGCCATGAGCGACGCCTCGAAAGAAGACCTGACCGCCAGCGCAACCGACACCGGCAATGCCGCGCCTGCCGGCAATGGCGAACTGGCCAAGGATCCGCTGTCGCCCGAAATCGATTTCGACGCCTTCGCCGCGATCGACCTGCGCGTTGCCTTGATCGTCAAGGCTGAACACGTGGAAGGTGCCGACAAGCTGCTGCGCCTGACCCTGGACATCGGTGACGAGCAACGCAACGTGTTCTCCGGGATCAAGAGCGCTTACCCGGATCCGTCCAAGCTCAATGGCCGTCTGACCATGATGATCGCCAACCTCAAGCCACGGAAAATGAAGTTCGGCATCTCCGAAGGCATGGTGATGGCAGCCGGCCCTGGTGGAGAAGAAATCTACCTGCTCAGCCCCGATAGCGGCGCCAAGCCGGGTCAGCGCATCAAGTAA
- a CDS encoding electron transport complex protein RnfA, whose protein sequence is MTEMLLTLISAALINNLVLHWPLGVDPLLGSERDQVHALGIATTCLMLMVGILGYPAYHWLLVPLELTSLRLFVFLPLSVLLIGPLLKALSRLLPKLAFDGLWPLLLGNAGVLGLALLNAQDDKGFFHATALCLGAGLGFWLVLSLFSDLRQRTIENDIPLPFRGLPIELIGAGLIAVAFLGFSGLIKT, encoded by the coding sequence ATGACCGAGATGCTGCTTACGCTTATCAGCGCCGCCCTGATCAACAACCTCGTGTTGCACTGGCCGCTGGGCGTCGATCCGCTGCTGGGCAGCGAGCGCGATCAGGTTCATGCATTGGGTATTGCGACGACGTGTCTGATGCTGATGGTCGGCATACTGGGCTACCCGGCTTATCACTGGCTGCTGGTGCCGCTGGAACTGACTTCGCTGCGTCTTTTCGTGTTCCTGCCCTTGAGCGTATTGCTGATCGGCCCGCTGCTGAAAGCGCTTTCCCGGTTACTTCCAAAGCTTGCGTTTGATGGCCTCTGGCCGTTGCTGCTGGGCAACGCGGGTGTGCTGGGGCTGGCATTGCTCAACGCTCAGGACGACAAAGGATTCTTCCACGCCACCGCCCTGTGCCTCGGTGCAGGACTGGGGTTCTGGCTGGTGCTCAGCCTGTTCAGCGACTTGCGCCAGCGCACAATCGAAAATGATATTCCCCTGCCCTTTCGCGGCCTGCCGATCGAACTGATCGGCGCCGGACTGATCGCAGTGGCTTTTCTCGGATTCAGCGGGCTGATCAAAACATGA
- the rsxB gene encoding electron transport complex subunit RsxB: protein MSLIQRIDALLPQTQCGKCGHPGCKPYAEGIASGEPINKCPPGGSETISALAELLQVPVLELDVSRGSAPAQIAYIREAECIGCTKCIQACPVDAIVGAAKLMHTVIIDECTGCDLCVAPCPVDCIEMRPLPLATVLPIVGGLAFSLEEQRARTAKRNHARRRFEQRNARLRREEEQKLAERQARAQRATPQNEVPTLDPVQAALERVRAQKAANADAALKKAKIDLAMSRAQLNKSLKAFGHPPTFEQQSQLIVLQQQFEMAEQALAKLESSAPPIPAPAPAAPAKDAELKRAKIQLAMRRAELNKARTGEAAAEQIAALERAVMDAERQVDAYVAP, encoded by the coding sequence ATGAGTCTGATTCAACGCATCGACGCCCTCTTGCCGCAGACCCAATGCGGCAAGTGCGGCCACCCCGGATGCAAGCCTTACGCCGAAGGCATCGCCAGCGGCGAGCCGATCAACAAGTGCCCGCCAGGGGGCAGCGAAACCATCTCGGCGCTGGCCGAGTTGCTGCAAGTGCCGGTGCTGGAACTGGACGTCAGCCGCGGCTCGGCACCGGCGCAGATCGCTTACATCCGCGAAGCCGAATGCATCGGTTGCACCAAATGTATCCAGGCGTGTCCGGTGGATGCCATCGTCGGTGCCGCCAAATTGATGCACACGGTGATCATCGACGAATGCACCGGTTGCGACCTGTGTGTCGCGCCGTGCCCGGTGGATTGCATCGAAATGCGGCCACTGCCTTTGGCCACGGTGCTGCCGATTGTTGGTGGCCTGGCGTTCAGCCTTGAGGAACAACGGGCGCGCACCGCCAAACGCAATCATGCGCGGCGTCGCTTCGAACAGCGCAACGCCCGTTTGCGCCGCGAGGAAGAGCAGAAACTCGCCGAACGTCAGGCCCGCGCTCAACGCGCCACGCCGCAAAACGAAGTGCCGACGCTCGACCCGGTTCAGGCTGCGCTTGAGCGGGTGCGTGCGCAGAAAGCGGCAAACGCCGATGCGGCGTTGAAAAAAGCCAAGATCGACCTGGCGATGAGTCGTGCGCAACTGAACAAGTCGCTCAAGGCATTCGGGCATCCGCCGACCTTCGAGCAGCAGTCGCAATTGATCGTGCTGCAACAGCAATTCGAGATGGCAGAGCAAGCCTTGGCCAAGCTGGAAAGCAGCGCGCCGCCCATCCCCGCACCGGCACCCGCCGCGCCAGCGAAGGATGCCGAGCTGAAACGGGCGAAGATCCAGCTGGCCATGCGCCGCGCCGAACTCAACAAGGCGCGAACCGGCGAAGCCGCAGCTGAACAGATTGCAGCGCTGGAACGCGCTGTAATGGACGCCGAGCGTCAGGTGGATGCCTATGTCGCCCCTTGA